Proteins encoded together in one Nitrospirota bacterium window:
- a CDS encoding methyltransferase domain-containing protein, producing the protein MSRELSLAEVFQLGYYWETKILLTAVRLDVFSALDGKQKTLPDLAGRLGAHRETLGLLLNALVAMRLLKKDGDCYENAVVAATHLVRSSAQYVGHLLLLHDAEWDNWGKLEQTIRTGKRLVDRHVFETDPDLGSNVLAVLHRIGQQSGPDLAKRLQLSGPVRFLDLGGGAGTNAIAFCRTYPELSATVFDLPATLQLTERTVKEAGLESRIALLPGDFNKDGLGGPYDVALMSDILHYQDFSTNASLVKRVWAHLAPGGRLVIKDRFLNEAGTGPAWTTAFAVHILVNTEQGGCYKAADAIQWMGDAGFAGVTELEPSAVVQGVKGYEA; encoded by the coding sequence GTGTCACGAGAGCTCTCGCTCGCAGAAGTCTTTCAGCTCGGGTATTACTGGGAGACGAAAATTTTGCTCACGGCTGTCAGGCTGGATGTGTTTTCTGCCTTGGATGGGAAGCAGAAAACTCTCCCTGATTTGGCCGGTCGTCTTGGTGCCCATCGAGAGACACTGGGGCTGCTCTTGAATGCCCTTGTCGCGATGCGGCTGTTGAAGAAGGATGGAGATTGTTACGAAAACGCGGTGGTTGCAGCCACCCATCTGGTCCGCAGTTCTGCTCAGTATGTCGGGCATCTCCTCCTCCTTCACGATGCGGAATGGGACAACTGGGGCAAACTGGAACAGACGATTCGTACGGGAAAGCGGTTAGTCGACCGGCACGTGTTCGAGACCGATCCTGATTTAGGCAGCAACGTGTTGGCAGTACTCCATCGGATTGGACAGCAGAGCGGGCCGGATCTTGCCAAGCGGCTGCAACTGAGTGGGCCGGTTCGATTTCTGGACCTGGGAGGCGGGGCCGGGACGAACGCGATTGCCTTTTGCCGGACCTATCCGGAGCTGAGCGCCACGGTGTTCGATTTGCCTGCGACGCTCCAACTCACGGAACGAACGGTCAAAGAGGCTGGGTTAGAATCGAGAATTGCGTTGCTCCCTGGCGATTTTAACAAGGATGGGCTGGGTGGACCCTACGATGTCGCCCTGATGTCAGACATCCTGCACTATCAAGATTTTTCGACGAACGCATCCTTGGTCAAGCGGGTCTGGGCCCATTTGGCGCCAGGCGGCCGGTTGGTCATCAAGGATCGATTCTTAAATGAGGCAGGAACCGGCCCAGCCTGGACAACCGCATTTGCAGTCCACATTCTGGTGAATACAGAACAGGGTGGTTGCTACAAGGCAGCAGATGCCATTCAGTGGATGGGGGACGCCGGCTTTGCAGGCGTTACGGAGCTGGAGCCTTCCGCGGTTGTGCAGGGCGTAAAGGGTTATGAAGCCTGA
- a CDS encoding SUMF1/EgtB/PvdO family nonheme iron enzyme: MSPKHDPWAQPWELERLALLDVPEGMVPVPGGPFLMGSDPKVDRAAGPQELPQRPVSLDAFEIDQYEVTNVHYLRFVLATGAAWPPFWMQDPFLEKMASHPVIGVTWEEANAYCQWVGKRLPTEAEWEKAARGVDGRVFPWGNEPAGWMKSNIAHPGSKRGFKYPPLANVNRYDKGVSPYGVYQMAGNVSEWVADWFDPEYYQRSLPDNPTGPAVGELKVFRGGSWNEDPEVARSAGRNAGTPDRKSYLTGFRCAKSALDKGLEAKDEGFEPASLSPRAVRLDN, from the coding sequence TTGAGTCCTAAGCACGACCCCTGGGCGCAGCCCTGGGAGTTGGAACGGTTGGCGTTACTGGATGTTCCCGAGGGTATGGTTCCTGTGCCGGGAGGGCCATTCTTGATGGGCAGCGATCCTAAGGTGGATCGCGCAGCCGGGCCTCAGGAACTACCGCAGCGGCCTGTCTCCCTCGATGCTTTTGAGATCGATCAGTATGAAGTTACCAACGTCCATTATCTTCGATTCGTGTTGGCCACAGGTGCGGCCTGGCCGCCGTTTTGGATGCAGGACCCGTTTCTCGAAAAGATGGCCTCACATCCGGTCATCGGGGTGACGTGGGAAGAAGCCAATGCCTATTGCCAGTGGGTGGGGAAACGACTTCCGACTGAAGCGGAATGGGAGAAAGCAGCGCGCGGAGTGGACGGACGGGTCTTTCCATGGGGCAACGAACCAGCCGGGTGGATGAAAAGCAATATCGCGCATCCAGGCTCGAAACGCGGGTTCAAATATCCACCGCTGGCCAATGTGAATCGGTACGACAAGGGCGTGAGCCCCTATGGCGTTTATCAAATGGCCGGCAACGTCAGTGAATGGGTCGCGGATTGGTTCGACCCAGAGTATTACCAGCGTAGCCTGCCGGATAATCCAACGGGGCCGGCAGTGGGAGAGCTCAAAGTCTTTCGCGGTGGTTCCTGGAATGAAGACCCGGAGGTCGCGCGATCCGCGGGACGAAATGCCGGCACGCCGGATCGGAAAAGCTATTTAACAGGGTTTCGATGCGCGAAATCAGCATTGGACAAGGGGCTAGAGGCTAAAGACGAGGGGTTCGAGCCTGCCTCCCTCTCGCCTCGCGCCGTTAGATTGGACAACTAA
- a CDS encoding PCP reductase family protein, producing the protein MLTCGCGRWMHTEGVEERSYGDGTIQWFIRTECRGCGLKVGVDVPAGQTGGLVDRIMWTDEAIHRLDRMPPYLAPLVRGEVEQDVRGRGERVVTYDLLLRPRTGERIEWDLDAERRLDRVPAPVRAMARVELERTAADRGETRITVALMEEVKARYFGMGAQKT; encoded by the coding sequence ATGTTGACCTGTGGTTGCGGTCGCTGGATGCATACAGAGGGAGTTGAAGAACGTTCGTACGGTGATGGAACGATCCAGTGGTTCATTCGAACAGAATGTCGTGGCTGTGGGCTCAAAGTGGGAGTTGATGTCCCTGCCGGTCAAACCGGCGGACTCGTCGATCGGATCATGTGGACCGATGAGGCGATCCATCGGTTGGATCGCATGCCCCCGTATCTTGCCCCACTCGTGCGAGGCGAGGTCGAGCAAGATGTCCGGGGGAGGGGAGAGAGAGTCGTGACCTACGACCTGTTGCTTCGTCCAAGAACAGGTGAGCGAATCGAGTGGGATCTTGATGCCGAACGTCGATTGGACAGAGTGCCGGCTCCGGTACGTGCCATGGCCCGTGTCGAATTGGAGAGGACTGCGGCGGATCGCGGGGAAACGCGTATCACCGTAGCGCTGATGGAAGAAGTGAAGGCGCGCTATTTCGGAATGGGAGCACAGAAGACGTAA
- a CDS encoding DUF3365 domain-containing protein → MSSRKWLVGGLCVPLCVILGWGAGFAGKESAGSVPLETVVDYIHSVLEADRTFYTVHVVERMQRRGVIESSEQWRSANALPLPAQFFQESSSLAALTGAQVQYRLISLHPINKQSGPQTEFERKALEAVMAHPEQPYKGLVREGGTRYFQAVYADLAVSPVCVNCHNADARSSKHDYKLRDVLGAVLISIPAPE, encoded by the coding sequence ATGTCATCTCGTAAGTGGCTTGTAGGAGGATTGTGCGTTCCGCTGTGCGTGATACTGGGTTGGGGAGCCGGGTTTGCCGGCAAGGAGTCGGCCGGCAGTGTCCCGCTGGAAACGGTCGTGGATTATATCCATTCAGTGCTGGAGGCTGACCGGACGTTTTATACCGTCCACGTTGTGGAGCGGATGCAGAGGAGAGGGGTGATCGAATCGTCGGAGCAGTGGCGTTCGGCGAACGCACTCCCGCTTCCGGCCCAATTCTTTCAGGAGTCGTCGAGTCTGGCGGCGCTGACGGGAGCACAGGTGCAGTACCGGTTGATCAGCCTCCATCCCATCAACAAACAAAGCGGGCCTCAAACAGAATTCGAGCGCAAGGCGCTTGAGGCGGTCATGGCGCATCCCGAGCAGCCGTATAAAGGCCTGGTCAGGGAGGGGGGCACTCGATACTTCCAAGCCGTGTATGCGGACCTAGCTGTCTCGCCCGTCTGTGTGAACTGTCATAACGCCGACGCGCGCAGTTCAAAGCATGACTACAAACTCCGCGATGTGCTGGGCGCGGTCCTGATCTCTATTCCGGCTCCTGAGTGA
- a CDS encoding carboxypeptidase regulatory-like domain-containing protein, whose amino-acid sequence MRYVMTVALLAAIGLGGPAWGYEEITVTEGGSLVGTVTLDGHVPKPKGYNLTTLPDQFYCGRISDGQGWRILQPFQVGPAGEFRDVVVYLEGIDKGKPFVEKTVPQIEARDCLFLPFTTVVRDDQSVTVINMDPVMHDIQAYETSHLGARVLFNVPLPMNPQHPRNFKDRSDAGLYHKHMAGPPMKQLVNLSKGRRIFVMQCGFHAYMESWGVAIMNPYFAKTDEQGRFTMTDVPPGTYKLVVWHPYVRTTIEQTVTIAPKGTTEANLVVPAPTGRLYANEVLDHAYVRYNVLEETKKEIDPMIQKQDR is encoded by the coding sequence ATGCGGTATGTCATGACAGTAGCGTTGTTAGCCGCGATCGGTTTAGGAGGGCCGGCTTGGGGTTATGAAGAAATTACCGTCACGGAAGGTGGATCCCTCGTCGGCACTGTGACGCTCGACGGCCACGTGCCCAAACCAAAGGGCTACAATCTCACAACCTTGCCGGACCAATTCTACTGCGGCCGCATTTCTGACGGGCAAGGCTGGCGCATCCTACAACCGTTCCAGGTCGGGCCGGCGGGCGAGTTTCGCGATGTGGTGGTGTACCTGGAAGGGATCGACAAAGGCAAACCCTTCGTGGAAAAGACCGTGCCGCAAATCGAAGCGAGAGACTGCCTCTTCCTCCCGTTCACGACCGTCGTGCGGGATGATCAATCGGTGACGGTGATCAACATGGACCCCGTCATGCACGACATTCAGGCCTATGAAACCTCGCATTTGGGCGCGCGGGTGCTGTTCAACGTGCCGCTGCCGATGAATCCGCAGCACCCGCGTAACTTCAAGGATCGCAGCGACGCCGGGCTGTACCACAAACATATGGCCGGCCCGCCGATGAAGCAATTGGTCAATCTCAGCAAGGGCCGCCGGATTTTCGTTATGCAATGCGGTTTCCATGCGTACATGGAAAGCTGGGGTGTGGCCATCATGAATCCGTACTTTGCCAAGACGGACGAGCAAGGCCGGTTCACCATGACCGATGTGCCGCCCGGCACCTATAAGCTGGTCGTCTGGCATCCCTATGTCCGCACCACGATCGAGCAAACCGTCACGATCGCGCCGAAGGGAACAACAGAGGCGAATCTTGTCGTCCCGGCTCCTACAGGGAGGCTCTATGCCAACGAGGTGTTGGACCACGCGTATGTCCGCTACAACGTGCTCGAGGAAACGAAGAAAGAAATCGATCCGATGATCCAGAAACAGGATCGCTGA
- a CDS encoding DUF420 domain-containing protein — protein MLEWLKEPGFFGTHATVGADMSQLMATFFTGLFVVGWIQAKKRRADAHHWMMFGGMIAMVAFFISYYLFRQLGVLAFEGKEGFGGSQALYDYVFIPVLTIHIILVILGLIMAVYMIVLGFRAQQVIDGVRTLKETLLLTTWKKIGLIFGTLTALIMLLFISRVVTADFSMRKFEVYVSLLAVIAIVFVVEMTIQRIWPNGARRHRALGLFTMVVYCILFVTGTTTYTMLYLLYPGKIG, from the coding sequence ATGCTTGAATGGCTGAAGGAGCCGGGGTTTTTTGGAACCCACGCCACGGTTGGTGCGGACATGAGCCAGCTTATGGCCACGTTCTTTACCGGGCTTTTCGTGGTCGGTTGGATCCAGGCGAAGAAACGTCGGGCAGATGCCCATCATTGGATGATGTTCGGCGGGATGATCGCCATGGTCGCGTTCTTCATCAGCTACTACCTCTTTCGTCAATTAGGGGTGTTGGCCTTTGAAGGGAAGGAAGGCTTTGGCGGGTCCCAAGCGCTCTATGATTATGTCTTCATTCCCGTGTTGACGATACACATTATCCTGGTCATTCTCGGACTGATCATGGCGGTCTACATGATCGTGCTGGGTTTTCGCGCACAACAAGTGATAGACGGTGTACGCACCCTCAAGGAGACCCTGTTGCTCACGACTTGGAAGAAAATCGGATTGATCTTCGGCACGCTCACGGCACTGATCATGCTGTTGTTTATCTCGCGCGTCGTCACGGCCGATTTCTCGATGCGGAAATTCGAAGTCTATGTCTCATTGCTGGCTGTGATCGCCATCGTGTTCGTGGTCGAAATGACGATTCAACGGATCTGGCCGAACGGGGCGCGACGCCATCGGGCGCTGGGACTGTTCACGATGGTCGTGTATTGCATCCTCTTTGTGACCGGGACCACCACCTACACGATGCTCTATCTCTTGTACCCGGGGAAGATCGGATGA
- a CDS encoding SUMF1/EgtB/PvdO family nonheme iron enzyme: MRHRFIWRAITLSLLIIMGSLQDAGAGSRPSPELARHLTRIAGLAKSSPLVTIPAGPFLLGSKRVDDDPYGNWTQFDDTELPQHRVWLDTYVMDRDEVSLGEYLAFLQQRKLHPSDELQKLIWHVITIHSVEDQTLSRWPALYVTWAEAKDFCVAKSARLPTEAEWEKAARGSEGGLFPWGTTAPNPTVSMFGQHHVHEIPILAAVDSHEAGKSPYGLHHMAGNVAEWVQDWFGPDYYAYMPERNPPGPTSGRYKSVRGGSWKSHQVMLRTATRGGSVPDQRLATIGFRCAKSPVPDDQPFSAK; the protein is encoded by the coding sequence ATGCGACACAGGTTTATTTGGCGTGCAATCACTCTCTCCCTCCTGATCATCATGGGAAGCCTACAGGACGCAGGGGCTGGGTCGAGGCCATCACCGGAACTGGCCCGCCATTTGACCAGGATCGCGGGGTTGGCCAAGTCGTCACCGTTGGTGACCATCCCAGCCGGTCCGTTCTTGCTCGGCAGCAAGCGAGTGGACGACGATCCCTATGGGAACTGGACACAGTTCGACGACACTGAACTTCCCCAACATCGAGTCTGGCTGGACACCTACGTGATGGATCGCGATGAAGTGAGCCTTGGGGAATACCTGGCATTCTTACAACAGCGAAAGCTCCATCCGTCGGACGAACTGCAGAAACTGATCTGGCACGTCATCACAATCCACTCTGTCGAGGACCAGACCCTCAGCCGGTGGCCCGCGCTCTATGTCACATGGGCCGAGGCGAAAGACTTCTGCGTGGCAAAGAGTGCAAGGCTTCCAACTGAAGCGGAATGGGAAAAAGCAGCGCGGGGGTCCGAAGGCGGCCTATTCCCCTGGGGTACAACCGCTCCCAACCCCACCGTCTCCATGTTCGGCCAGCACCACGTCCATGAGATCCCCATTCTCGCGGCAGTGGATTCGCATGAGGCCGGCAAGAGCCCCTATGGTCTCCATCACATGGCGGGAAATGTCGCCGAATGGGTCCAAGATTGGTTCGGGCCCGATTACTATGCGTATATGCCGGAGCGCAATCCACCGGGCCCGACCAGCGGGCGATACAAAAGTGTTCGCGGCGGCTCGTGGAAAAGTCACCAGGTCATGCTCCGAACGGCGACCCGTGGTGGCTCAGTGCCCGATCAACGTTTGGCTACAATCGGCTTCCGCTGTGCGAAATCACCTGTCCCTGATGACCAACCCTTCAGCGCAAAGTAG
- a CDS encoding formylglycine-generating enzyme family protein, with product MSVWPPLVSTVFYVLFNLPLLFAADQPPQALLTPPTTKDGAPMVEVPAGSFPMGVPQGDRDGGRDEYPRHDVFVDTFFIDKFEVTNGRYLEFVKTTGHRVPQNPKNATRNLWEGISIADSLTDRPVINVDWFDAEAYCKWADKRLPTEAEWEKAAKGTADRRFPWGNVEPTAKHLNYNQRWIGEKTLMPVGSYEAGKSPFGAYDMAGNVWEWVNDWYDAGYYEKSPAKNPNGPETGTKKVIRGAGWQNETPTVRIFTRVDSDPMVRNESTGFRCAMNAAK from the coding sequence ATGTCTGTCTGGCCACCGCTTGTTTCGACGGTGTTCTATGTGCTGTTCAACCTACCTCTGCTTTTCGCCGCTGACCAACCGCCTCAGGCCCTGCTCACACCACCCACGACTAAAGATGGTGCGCCCATGGTCGAGGTCCCGGCCGGCTCGTTCCCGATGGGTGTTCCACAAGGCGATCGGGATGGTGGGCGTGATGAATATCCCCGCCATGACGTGTTTGTGGACACCTTCTTTATAGATAAATTTGAGGTCACAAACGGCCGCTATTTGGAGTTCGTGAAGACCACCGGCCACCGTGTCCCACAAAATCCTAAGAACGCGACGCGAAACCTCTGGGAAGGAATCTCCATCGCAGACTCACTGACCGACAGGCCCGTCATCAATGTGGACTGGTTTGATGCCGAGGCCTACTGCAAATGGGCGGACAAACGACTCCCGACCGAAGCCGAATGGGAAAAGGCAGCTAAGGGAACTGCTGATCGGCGATTTCCCTGGGGCAATGTGGAGCCCACAGCCAAACATCTCAACTATAATCAACGGTGGATCGGCGAGAAGACCCTCATGCCTGTCGGAAGCTATGAAGCGGGGAAAAGCCCGTTCGGCGCCTACGATATGGCCGGCAATGTCTGGGAATGGGTCAATGATTGGTACGATGCCGGCTACTATGAAAAGAGTCCGGCGAAAAACCCCAACGGCCCGGAGACAGGCACAAAGAAAGTCATTCGAGGAGCCGGCTGGCAAAACGAGACTCCGACAGTCCGAATCTTTACCCGCGTGGACAGCGATCCGATGGTTCGGAATGAATCAACGGGTTTTAGGTGCGCGATGAACGCCGCGAAGTAA
- a CDS encoding serine protease produces MDTRRVYSSPFPRLLAFVVAAGITMFTAPISAEPTSLSQDTFLRAKQATVGILEDTQDQRTPEKPGKIVIRGTGFHLRDGYVITARHAAEKHDPSTGTMIRKHVRILTADLHELPADLVGDSSFMDVVIYRIAEAHRSKLQAETSFATGEATPGMEVFTVGYPLGWGPTMAFGRLGNTNTFLQTVETRLIQADLSACSGNSGGGLFNTHGDVVGIMHAIIQTEKEETQAHCSRMTFAIPGILAERIVNAALTGKSLTFSKMGIHMTSVKDGTKWRMAVKDVADPAKEAGIQKHDILLAIEDQEILDAAQLKNYLIERTTPGQRVSVKVRRVDADLTFTVTLGGG; encoded by the coding sequence ATGGACACCCGTCGTGTCTACTCTTCACCTTTTCCACGTCTATTGGCGTTCGTAGTTGCTGCCGGCATCACGATGTTCACGGCTCCGATCAGTGCAGAGCCGACTTCACTCAGCCAGGACACATTTCTGCGTGCCAAACAAGCCACAGTCGGCATTCTGGAGGATACCCAAGATCAGCGCACGCCGGAGAAACCAGGGAAGATCGTCATCCGAGGAACCGGCTTTCACCTGCGAGACGGCTACGTCATTACCGCCAGACATGCTGCGGAGAAACACGACCCCTCGACCGGCACTATGATCCGGAAGCATGTTCGCATCCTCACCGCCGATCTCCATGAGCTCCCCGCCGACCTCGTCGGTGACAGCTCATTCATGGACGTCGTAATCTACCGGATCGCCGAGGCACATCGATCCAAACTGCAGGCAGAGACATCGTTCGCCACTGGCGAGGCCACCCCTGGGATGGAGGTTTTCACCGTCGGTTATCCGCTTGGCTGGGGCCCCACTATGGCCTTCGGCCGCCTTGGGAATACGAATACCTTCCTTCAAACTGTCGAGACGCGTTTGATCCAGGCAGACCTCTCCGCCTGCAGCGGCAACTCAGGAGGTGGACTGTTCAATACCCACGGGGACGTAGTCGGGATTATGCACGCCATTATCCAGACGGAAAAAGAAGAGACCCAGGCCCATTGCAGCCGCATGACCTTCGCCATTCCGGGAATTCTCGCCGAGCGGATTGTGAATGCGGCCCTCACAGGCAAGTCGCTCACATTCTCAAAAATGGGGATTCACATGACTTCAGTGAAGGATGGGACCAAATGGCGCATGGCCGTCAAGGATGTGGCAGATCCGGCGAAAGAGGCCGGTATTCAAAAGCACGACATCTTGCTGGCGATCGAAGACCAGGAAATTCTCGATGCGGCCCAACTGAAGAACTACTTGATTGAACGGACGACACCTGGGCAGCGTGTCTCAGTCAAGGTTCGACGAGTGGATGCAGACCTCACATTCACAGTTACACTGGGAGGAGGATAG